In Neisseria brasiliensis, the following proteins share a genomic window:
- a CDS encoding sodium-dependent transporter: MNASASWSSKLGFILSAAGSAIGLGAIWKFPYTAGTNGGAVFFLLFLLFTILVALPVQLAEFYIGRTSGKNAVDAFKTLAPGSQWPWVGRMGVAACFVLLSFYSVVGGWVLNYVVHAFTGQIHSEANFEALFGATIANPGSVLLYQGLFMLMTVWVVKGGISNGIEKANRYLMPALFVLFIVLAIRSMTLPNAMQGVSFLLKPDWSYFTPHTMLMALGQAFFALSIGVSTMITYASYLSKKQDLFRSGNSIMWMNLLVSLLAGLVIFPAVFAFGFEPSQGPGLIFIVLPAVFMKIPFGTILFAIFMLLVVFATLTSAFSMLETVIAATIRQDESKRKSRTWLIGAAIFIVGIPSALSFGVLGEFKIFGKTVFDLWDYMISAIIMPIGALSVAIFTGWVRNKQSVLANISEGSSVPKNVTQLWLNTLRFLAPIAILIVFINSLGWI, encoded by the coding sequence ATGAATGCTTCTGCTTCTTGGTCATCCAAATTAGGCTTTATCCTGTCTGCGGCCGGTTCGGCGATTGGCTTGGGCGCGATTTGGAAATTCCCCTACACCGCCGGCACCAACGGTGGTGCCGTATTCTTTTTATTGTTTTTGCTGTTTACCATCTTGGTTGCGCTGCCAGTGCAATTAGCTGAGTTTTACATCGGCCGAACCAGCGGTAAAAACGCGGTCGATGCGTTCAAAACACTCGCCCCCGGTTCGCAGTGGCCGTGGGTTGGCCGCATGGGCGTGGCAGCGTGTTTTGTGTTGCTGTCGTTTTACAGCGTGGTCGGCGGCTGGGTGCTGAATTATGTGGTGCACGCGTTTACCGGCCAAATCCACTCTGAAGCCAACTTTGAAGCCTTATTCGGCGCCACCATCGCCAATCCTGGGAGTGTGTTGCTTTATCAAGGCTTATTTATGTTGATGACGGTTTGGGTGGTTAAAGGCGGAATTTCAAACGGCATTGAAAAAGCCAACCGCTATCTGATGCCAGCTTTGTTTGTGTTGTTTATTGTCTTGGCCATCCGCTCGATGACACTGCCCAATGCCATGCAGGGCGTATCATTTTTGCTGAAGCCCGATTGGTCTTACTTCACGCCGCACACCATGCTGATGGCGCTGGGTCAGGCATTTTTTGCGTTGAGTATCGGCGTATCCACCATGATTACTTACGCATCTTACCTGAGCAAAAAGCAGGATTTGTTCCGCTCGGGCAACAGCATTATGTGGATGAACTTATTGGTGTCGTTGCTGGCTGGTTTGGTAATTTTCCCGGCGGTGTTTGCGTTTGGCTTTGAACCCTCACAAGGCCCGGGCTTAATCTTTATCGTGTTGCCTGCAGTGTTTATGAAAATCCCGTTCGGCACCATCCTCTTTGCCATCTTTATGTTGCTGGTGGTGTTTGCCACCCTCACTTCTGCATTCTCCATGCTGGAAACCGTGATTGCCGCCACCATCCGCCAAGACGAAAGCAAACGCAAAAGCCGCACTTGGCTAATCGGCGCGGCCATTTTTATCGTTGGTATTCCTTCGGCTTTATCGTTTGGCGTATTAGGCGAATTTAAAATATTCGGCAAAACCGTGTTCGATTTGTGGGATTACATGATTTCCGCCATTATTATGCCGATCGGCGCATTGAGTGTAGCCATTTTCACCGGCTGGGTGCGCAACAAACAATCGGTTTTGGCAAATATCAGCGAAGGTAGCTCCGTACCGAAAAACGTGACTCAATTATGGCTTAATACCTTACGCTTCTTAGCGCCGATTGCCATCCTGATCGTTTTCATCAATTCATTGGGTTGGATTTAA
- a CDS encoding FAD:protein FMN transferase, whose translation MNIPLNRRRFLAISAIVAGGAILPFALNRPTDKPNPDEAEPFVWQGIALGSGAQLHLYHVDRRQADDLVNKALAEVARLEKIFSLYRDDSLIVQLNREGRLNNPPQDLLALLSISQEVYRLTQGAFDPSIQPLWNFYADYFRRHPNTDTPPSQADMNRALQQVGFDKVEFDDTFVRFHGRDMGLSFNGIAQGYITDKVVKLLQQNGVEQALVDMGEIRGLDTRGERTWQVGIRDPQNEQGVLMNVPLQNQGFATSGGYGTVMDEAGKFTHLFDPRSGVSTPRYHSMSVMAPTATLADAFATAFSVMSPDEIRQAARAKQAKVWLVMPDRQMKVIE comes from the coding sequence ATGAATATCCCCCTAAACCGCCGCCGTTTTTTGGCCATCAGCGCCATTGTGGCCGGTGGTGCGATTTTGCCGTTTGCACTAAACCGCCCAACCGATAAACCTAATCCCGATGAAGCTGAGCCGTTTGTCTGGCAGGGCATTGCTTTGGGTTCGGGTGCGCAGTTGCACCTATATCATGTTGATCGTCGCCAAGCCGATGATTTGGTGAATAAGGCATTGGCGGAAGTGGCGCGTTTGGAAAAGATTTTCAGCTTATACCGCGACGACAGCCTGATTGTGCAGCTTAACCGTGAAGGCCGTCTGAACAATCCGCCGCAGGATTTGTTGGCGCTGTTGAGCATCAGCCAAGAAGTTTACCGACTCACCCAAGGTGCGTTTGACCCGAGCATTCAGCCGCTATGGAACTTTTATGCCGATTATTTTAGACGGCATCCCAATACCGATACGCCGCCGTCGCAGGCGGATATGAATCGAGCCTTGCAGCAGGTCGGTTTTGATAAAGTGGAATTTGACGATACCTTTGTCCGCTTTCACGGGCGGGATATGGGCTTGTCGTTTAACGGCATTGCCCAAGGCTACATCACCGATAAAGTGGTGAAATTGTTGCAGCAAAACGGCGTGGAACAAGCCTTGGTGGATATGGGTGAAATCCGCGGCTTGGATACACGCGGTGAACGCACTTGGCAGGTGGGTATCCGCGATCCACAAAATGAGCAAGGTGTATTGATGAATGTGCCGCTGCAAAACCAAGGCTTTGCCACGTCGGGCGGCTATGGCACGGTGATGGATGAAGCGGGTAAGTTTACCCATTTGTTTGACCCGCGTTCGGGGGTGAGCACACCGCGTTACCACAGCATGAGCGTAATGGCGCCAACCGCCACGCTGGCCGATGCGTTTGCTACGGCGTTTTCGGTGATGTCGCCAGATGAAATCCGGCAAGCGGCGCGGGCTAAGCAGGCTAAAGTGTGGCTGGTGATGCCGGATAGGCAGATGAAAGTTATTGAATAG
- a CDS encoding nitrous oxide reductase accessory protein NosL — protein sequence MKTFALTICTALLLAACGAKENTAPPPAPAPITAQSTGHYCTMNLMEHDGPKAQLYLNGKPDKPVWFSTIRQMFGYTKLPEEPKGIHVMYVTDMGEVTDWAQPNANDAWIDAKKAWYVIESGFIGGMGSEDALPFADKAKAEQFAQEKGGKVVSFDEMPEAYIFK from the coding sequence ATGAAAACATTTGCCTTAACAATCTGCACCGCCTTGCTGCTCGCGGCTTGTGGTGCCAAAGAAAACACCGCGCCGCCGCCTGCTCCGGCGCCGATTACTGCACAATCGACCGGCCATTACTGCACCATGAACCTGATGGAACATGACGGCCCGAAAGCGCAGCTGTATCTCAACGGCAAGCCCGATAAGCCGGTGTGGTTCTCGACCATCCGCCAAATGTTCGGCTATACCAAGCTGCCGGAAGAGCCTAAAGGCATTCATGTGATGTATGTCACCGATATGGGTGAAGTCACCGATTGGGCGCAGCCGAATGCCAATGATGCGTGGATTGATGCCAAAAAAGCATGGTATGTTATCGAAAGCGGCTTTATCGGCGGCATGGGTTCGGAAGATGCGCTGCCGTTTGCGGACAAAGCCAAGGCTGAGCAGTTTGCGCAAGAGAAGGGCGGCAAAGTGGTGAGCTTTGATGAGATGCCGGAAGCGTATATTTTTAAATAA
- a CDS encoding ABC transporter permease yields the protein MNPILIITGKEVRDSLRNRWVLAAALLLAALALSLGFLGSAPTGSVKVDPLTVTVVSLSSLSIFLIPLIAMLLAYDALIGEIERGTMGLLLSYPISRNQILAGKFLGHLIILTLATTAGYGLAGIALQLANGGINIAAWKPFAALIGASVILGAAFLALGYLISAKVKERGTAAGIAIGVWLFFVVIFDMALLGVLVADTQQTLTATMVESILLFNPTDIYRLLNLTGYENTAMYSGMAGLTEQISLTLPVLLTAQVLWVIIPLLLAAWIFGKRQI from the coding sequence ATGAACCCGATTTTGATTATCACCGGCAAAGAAGTGCGCGACAGCCTGCGCAACCGCTGGGTGTTGGCGGCGGCGTTGCTGCTGGCGGCATTGGCTTTGTCGCTGGGGTTTTTGGGCAGCGCGCCAACCGGTTCGGTGAAGGTCGATCCGCTTACGGTTACGGTGGTGAGCCTGTCGAGCCTGTCGATTTTCCTGATTCCGCTGATTGCCATGCTCTTGGCCTACGATGCCTTGATTGGCGAAATCGAGCGCGGTACGATGGGTTTGTTATTAAGCTACCCGATTTCGCGCAATCAAATTTTAGCGGGTAAGTTCTTGGGGCACTTGATTATTTTGACTTTGGCCACGACTGCCGGTTACGGCTTGGCCGGTATTGCGTTGCAGTTGGCCAATGGCGGCATCAACATCGCCGCATGGAAACCGTTTGCCGCTCTGATTGGCGCCAGCGTGATTTTGGGCGCGGCGTTTTTGGCCTTGGGCTATTTAATCAGCGCGAAAGTGAAAGAACGCGGCACGGCGGCAGGCATTGCCATCGGCGTGTGGCTGTTTTTCGTGGTGATTTTCGACATGGCCTTGCTTGGCGTGTTGGTGGCCGATACGCAGCAAACACTCACCGCGACTATGGTGGAAAGCATTTTATTGTTCAACCCGACCGACATTTACCGCCTGCTCAACCTGACCGGCTATGAAAACACCGCCATGTATTCGGGCATGGCCGGTTTGACCGAGCAAATCAGCCTCACGCTGCCGGTGTTGCTGACCGCGCAGGTGTTGTGGGTCATCATTCCGCTGCTGTTGGCGGCTTGGATTTTTGGAAAGCGACAAATATGA
- a CDS encoding ABC transporter ATP-binding protein: MSNHVELRNVTKQFGEQRAVDHVDLVLKAGESVGLAGHNGAGKSTLMKLILGLITPTQGEVMLLGEKTGSKAGAAVRSQIGYLPETVALHPSMTGLETLAFYAKLKKQPLNKNQDLLERVGISQAAKRRVGTYSKGMRQRLALAQALLGEPKVLLFDEPTTGLDPASRQMFYEVVRELNGKGATVLLSTHALAELDGHADRVVVMKNGAKVADGSMDELHVQSGLPLTVNVRLKHGKPLSSRWQSSDGLNFRAQCQADERMALLAELGDLNDLAYLDIHTPTLDEMYAQFLKREDV; the protein is encoded by the coding sequence ATGAGCAATCATGTTGAATTGAGAAACGTGACCAAACAATTCGGCGAACAGCGCGCGGTCGATCATGTCGATTTGGTGCTGAAAGCCGGTGAGAGCGTGGGCTTGGCCGGACACAACGGCGCGGGTAAATCCACACTGATGAAGCTGATTCTCGGCTTGATTACGCCAACGCAGGGCGAAGTGATGCTGTTGGGTGAGAAAACCGGCAGCAAAGCCGGTGCGGCGGTGCGCAGCCAAATCGGGTATTTACCGGAAACGGTGGCGCTGCACCCATCGATGACCGGTTTGGAAACCTTGGCTTTCTACGCCAAACTGAAAAAGCAGCCGCTGAATAAAAACCAAGATTTGCTTGAACGCGTGGGCATTTCCCAAGCAGCCAAACGCCGTGTCGGCACTTATTCAAAGGGTATGCGTCAGCGTTTGGCTTTGGCGCAGGCGTTGTTGGGCGAGCCGAAGGTATTACTGTTTGACGAGCCGACTACAGGTTTGGATCCGGCTTCACGGCAAATGTTTTATGAAGTAGTGCGCGAATTAAACGGTAAAGGCGCAACTGTGTTGCTCAGCACCCACGCTTTGGCCGAACTCGACGGCCATGCAGACCGCGTGGTGGTGATGAAAAACGGCGCCAAAGTCGCCGATGGCAGCATGGACGAACTGCATGTGCAAAGCGGTTTGCCACTCACGGTGAATGTGCGCCTAAAACACGGCAAACCTTTGTCATCGCGCTGGCAGTCTTCAGACGGCCTCAATTTCCGCGCGCAATGCCAAGCAGACGAACGCATGGCTTTGTTGGCCGAATTGGGCGATTTAAACGATTTGGCCTATCTCGACATCCATACGCCGACGCTCGATGAAATGTATGCACAATTCTTGAAAAGGGAAGACGTATGA
- a CDS encoding nitrous oxide reductase family maturation protein NosD — MHTLFHVKTLQYAVCALLTAVGFQTAFAAVIAVSPTDNLNQIIAQAQAGDTLKLASGVYQTKIIIDKPLTLEGPADRSATIQGDRQGRTVSVHAPDVVIRHLTVSGSGMSLPDMDAGIYLEETATNALVEKNDILDNSVGVYLHGPKDAMVRDNKIVGNAELRVNERGNGVTVWNAPGSQVVGNDISKGRDGIFSNASTFNIYKGNRFHDVRFAVHYMYTNDSEVIDNISIGNNIAYAMMFSDRIKVRGNIAVMSRDQGIMLNYVNQSEVQDNVIYQADKCLFAYNANNNKIFGNHFEQCKIGIHFTAAIEGTELTDNSFINNESQVKYVSTRFLDWSEDGRGNYWSDNSAFDLDGDGFGDSAYRPNGITDQIIWRAPVARLLMNSPAVSIVKWAQSQFPAIMPGGVVDSKPLMKPYQNPTMPYYLQHKAEMLQAAKQTKSAWAAQANE, encoded by the coding sequence ATGCACACTCTATTTCATGTCAAAACGCTGCAATACGCTGTTTGTGCGCTGCTCACCGCAGTAGGGTTTCAGACGGCCTTTGCTGCCGTGATTGCCGTTTCACCCACGGATAATCTCAATCAAATCATTGCCCAAGCCCAAGCAGGCGACACGCTCAAGCTCGCTTCGGGCGTGTATCAAACCAAAATCATCATCGATAAACCCTTAACCTTAGAAGGGCCGGCAGACCGTTCCGCCACCATTCAAGGCGACCGTCAAGGTCGTACTGTCAGCGTGCATGCGCCTGATGTGGTGATTCGCCATCTTACCGTCAGCGGCTCGGGCATGAGCCTGCCGGATATGGACGCCGGCATTTATCTGGAAGAAACCGCCACCAACGCTTTGGTGGAAAAAAACGATATTCTGGATAATTCCGTCGGCGTGTATCTGCACGGCCCCAAAGATGCCATGGTGCGCGACAACAAAATCGTCGGCAATGCCGAATTGCGCGTGAATGAGCGCGGCAACGGCGTAACCGTGTGGAACGCGCCCGGTTCGCAAGTGGTGGGCAACGACATTTCCAAAGGCCGCGACGGCATTTTTTCCAACGCCAGCACCTTCAATATTTATAAAGGCAACCGCTTTCACGATGTGCGCTTCGCCGTGCATTATATGTACACCAACGACAGCGAAGTCATCGACAATATTTCCATCGGCAACAACATCGCCTATGCCATGATGTTTTCCGACCGCATCAAAGTACGAGGCAACATCGCCGTGATGAGCCGCGATCAAGGCATCATGCTCAATTACGTCAACCAGTCGGAAGTGCAGGACAACGTAATTTATCAGGCCGACAAATGCCTGTTTGCCTACAACGCCAATAACAACAAAATCTTTGGCAACCATTTCGAACAATGCAAAATCGGCATCCATTTCACCGCCGCCATTGAAGGCACGGAATTGACCGACAATTCGTTTATCAACAACGAAAGCCAAGTCAAATACGTCAGCACGCGTTTCTTGGATTGGTCGGAGGACGGGCGCGGTAATTATTGGAGTGACAACAGCGCGTTCGACCTCGACGGCGACGGCTTCGGCGACAGCGCATACCGCCCCAACGGCATCACCGACCAAATCATCTGGCGCGCACCGGTGGCCAGACTGCTGATGAACAGTCCGGCGGTGAGCATTGTGAAATGGGCGCAAAGCCAGTTCCCCGCGATTATGCCGGGCGGTGTGGTGGACAGCAAACCGCTGATGAAGCCGTATCAAAACCCGACCATGCCGTATTATCTGCAACACAAAGCGGAAATGTTGCAAGCAGCCAAGCAAACCAAATCGGCATGGGCGGCGCAGGCAAACGAATAA
- the nosZ gene encoding TAT-dependent nitrous-oxide reductase produces MSDEKLEQNGLSRRSFLGTAAASGAGIAGAGLLGLAGCSNAENDKGAAVSSAPAAKADTHSSEGGQSIHVGPGELDQYYGFLSGGQSGEMRLVGLPSMRELIRIPVFNMDSATGWGRTNESLRILNEKNTPETNAFLKASGLRCLPNGDLHHPHLSFTDQTYDGRYAYANDKANNRVCRVNLEIMKTDKIIEIPNASGIHGLRPQRYPKTGYVFANGEHIVPVDGVGNLNDPKTWNAVYTAIDGETMEIAWQVLVDGNLDNGDADYQGKYSFSTCYNSERGLTVQAASANEQDWVVVFNLAAIEEGIKNGDFKEVNGVKMVDGRAEANSKYTRYIPVPNSPHGCNASPDGKYIMLNGKLSPTVTVLDVSKLDDLFAGKIQPRDVVVAEPQLGLGPLHTAFDGRGNAYTTLFIDSQMVKWNIEDAIKAYAGEKIDPIKQKIDVHYQPGHNHTTMGETKEADGKWLVSLNKFSKDRFLNAGPLKPECDQLIDISGDEMKLVHDNPTFAEPHDFCLVAASKVNPVKTWDRTKHAWWWKDAADMAAKDGVELEKAAKVVREGNKVRVYMTAVAPAFSVPQFEVNQGDEVTVVVTNVETIEDLTHGFTLEGYGIAMEVSPQQTSSITFTAHRPGVHWYYCQWFCHALHMEMSGQMIVKPK; encoded by the coding sequence ATGTCAGACGAAAAATTAGAACAAAACGGCTTAAGCCGACGTTCATTCTTAGGCACTGCCGCGGCTTCCGGTGCCGGTATTGCCGGTGCGGGCTTGTTGGGTTTGGCCGGTTGTTCCAATGCCGAGAACGATAAAGGCGCGGCTGTAAGTTCTGCACCTGCGGCCAAAGCCGACACACACAGCAGCGAGGGCGGCCAGTCTATCCACGTGGGTCCGGGCGAGCTGGATCAATACTACGGCTTCTTATCAGGCGGACAATCCGGTGAAATGCGCTTGGTAGGCTTGCCTTCCATGCGCGAACTGATACGCATACCGGTGTTCAATATGGACAGCGCCACCGGTTGGGGCCGTACCAACGAGAGCCTGCGTATTTTGAACGAAAAAAATACGCCTGAAACCAATGCATTTTTGAAAGCCAGCGGTTTGCGCTGCCTTCCAAATGGCGACTTGCACCACCCTCACTTGTCGTTTACCGACCAAACTTACGATGGCCGTTACGCTTACGCCAATGATAAAGCCAACAATCGTGTGTGCCGTGTGAATTTGGAAATCATGAAAACCGATAAAATCATCGAGATTCCGAATGCTTCCGGTATCCACGGTTTGCGTCCGCAACGTTATCCGAAAACCGGCTATGTATTTGCTAACGGTGAACACATCGTACCGGTAGATGGTGTTGGCAATCTGAATGACCCGAAAACTTGGAATGCGGTGTACACCGCTATCGACGGCGAAACCATGGAGATTGCATGGCAGGTGTTGGTAGACGGTAACTTGGATAACGGTGATGCCGACTACCAAGGTAAATATTCATTCTCTACCTGCTATAACTCCGAGCGGGGATTGACTGTGCAAGCCGCTTCTGCCAACGAGCAAGACTGGGTAGTCGTGTTCAACTTGGCGGCGATTGAAGAAGGTATCAAAAACGGCGACTTTAAAGAAGTTAACGGTGTAAAAATGGTGGATGGCCGCGCCGAAGCCAATTCTAAATACACCCGCTACATTCCGGTGCCAAACTCACCGCACGGCTGTAATGCCTCGCCTGACGGCAAATACATCATGCTCAACGGTAAACTGTCACCAACCGTGACCGTATTGGACGTAAGCAAACTCGATGATTTATTTGCCGGTAAAATCCAGCCGCGCGACGTTGTCGTGGCCGAACCGCAATTGGGTTTAGGCCCGTTGCATACCGCATTTGACGGCCGTGGCAACGCCTACACCACTTTGTTTATCGACAGCCAAATGGTGAAATGGAACATCGAAGATGCGATTAAAGCTTATGCCGGAGAGAAAATCGATCCGATCAAACAAAAAATCGATGTTCACTACCAACCGGGTCACAATCACACTACCATGGGCGAAACCAAAGAGGCTGATGGTAAATGGTTGGTATCTTTGAATAAATTCTCGAAAGACCGTTTCTTGAATGCCGGTCCGCTGAAGCCTGAGTGTGACCAATTGATCGACATTTCAGGCGACGAGATGAAATTGGTGCACGATAATCCGACTTTTGCCGAACCGCACGACTTCTGTTTGGTGGCTGCGTCTAAAGTGAACCCGGTCAAAACTTGGGATCGCACCAAACACGCCTGGTGGTGGAAAGATGCCGCCGATATGGCTGCCAAAGACGGCGTTGAGTTGGAAAAAGCCGCCAAAGTGGTGCGCGAAGGCAATAAAGTACGAGTGTATATGACTGCCGTTGCGCCTGCATTCAGCGTGCCGCAATTTGAAGTGAACCAAGGCGATGAAGTGACCGTGGTGGTGACCAACGTGGAAACCATCGAAGACTTGACCCACGGTTTCACTTTGGAAGGCTACGGCATTGCGATGGAAGTCAGCCCGCAACAAACCAGCTCGATTACCTTTACCGCCCATCGTCCGGGCGTGCATTGGTACTACTGCCAATGGTTCTGCCACGCATTGCACATGGAAATGTCAGGCCAAATGATTGTAAAACCTAAATAA
- a CDS encoding NosR/NirI family protein, giving the protein MVISLPVHAERLPEFLSKVQPSEIFPTADRYGEPEGKPMVARVYKGDEQLGLVFITTDVVNTRGYSSKPIDTMVALANDGTITGAKLVAHNEPIMLIGIPQSRVDKFIDDYIGLNFITTPPKPGVAPSDIISGATVTLMVINDSMQRSIKTIAQQYQLGTAGATAAVAADGAAAAQTAVQTRPRRAVGMDKQDIQSWNALLEQKAVTKLHMTVDEANKLFEQSGKEGVVEHAEEGPGDDTFVDMYVAVVSQPSIGKSLLGEAGWNNLQRRLKPGQQAIMVAGEGRYSWKGSGYVRGGIFDRIEMIQGDNSFRFTDAQHERVVALAAEGAPAFKEVSWFTIPEDVTFDAAEPWRLQLMIQRVLSVSDKAFVTADLAYELPQGYYVDDPEAEPVTITAPIEAPAAEGRKLANQTAGILETATDDGVSSQLWKQIWQAKKAQIIVVGIALTILLLVFLFQDWIVRYEKWYDRFRIAFLTFTLVYIGWYAQAQLSVVNTLTLFSAILTDFHWEFFLMDPLVFILWLFTAATMLLWNRGTFCGWLCPFGSLQELTNRLAKKLGVKQITVPHLLHTRLSAIKYVIFFGLLAISLYDLGLAEHFAEIEPFKTAIILKFMREWWFVLFAVALLAAGLFIERFFCRYLCPLGAAIAIPARFRIFDWLRRYKMCGNPCQICTHECPVQAIAPEGDIHPNECIQCLHCQVMYHHETRCPQVVATNKKKQRQAAAKSEHEAEQTAKANEHVVHFVKTGAKITVEK; this is encoded by the coding sequence ATGGTGATCAGCCTACCGGTTCATGCAGAGCGTCTGCCGGAGTTTTTGAGCAAAGTACAGCCGTCTGAAATTTTTCCGACAGCCGACCGCTACGGTGAGCCTGAAGGCAAGCCGATGGTGGCGCGTGTGTACAAAGGCGACGAGCAACTGGGCTTGGTATTCATCACCACCGATGTTGTCAATACCCGCGGGTATTCGAGCAAACCCATTGATACCATGGTGGCCTTAGCCAATGACGGTACGATTACCGGTGCCAAACTGGTGGCGCATAATGAACCGATTATGCTCATCGGCATCCCGCAATCGCGTGTGGATAAATTTATTGATGACTATATCGGCCTGAACTTCATTACCACGCCTCCGAAGCCGGGCGTGGCACCTTCCGACATCATCAGCGGCGCGACCGTGACGCTGATGGTGATTAACGACAGCATGCAGCGCTCGATTAAAACCATTGCCCAACAATACCAATTGGGCACAGCAGGTGCGACAGCGGCTGTGGCTGCCGATGGTGCTGCTGCAGCACAAACAGCGGTGCAAACCCGTCCGCGCCGTGCTGTTGGTATGGATAAACAAGATATTCAATCATGGAATGCCTTGCTGGAACAAAAAGCCGTCACCAAGCTGCACATGACGGTGGACGAAGCCAATAAATTATTTGAGCAAAGCGGCAAAGAAGGCGTGGTCGAACACGCCGAAGAAGGGCCGGGCGATGATACTTTTGTCGATATGTATGTGGCGGTGGTAAGCCAGCCTTCCATCGGTAAAAGCTTATTGGGTGAGGCAGGGTGGAACAACTTGCAACGCCGTCTGAAACCGGGTCAACAAGCGATTATGGTTGCCGGCGAAGGCCGCTATTCTTGGAAAGGCTCGGGCTATGTACGCGGAGGTATTTTTGATCGCATTGAGATGATTCAGGGCGACAACAGTTTCCGCTTTACCGATGCGCAACATGAGCGTGTGGTGGCTTTGGCTGCAGAAGGCGCGCCGGCCTTTAAAGAAGTATCTTGGTTCACCATTCCGGAAGATGTGACATTTGATGCTGCCGAACCGTGGCGTTTGCAATTGATGATTCAGCGCGTATTGAGTGTGAGCGACAAAGCATTTGTCACTGCCGATTTGGCCTACGAATTGCCGCAGGGCTATTACGTTGACGACCCTGAAGCCGAGCCGGTGACCATCACTGCACCGATTGAAGCACCTGCTGCCGAAGGCCGAAAATTGGCCAACCAAACCGCCGGCATTTTGGAAACCGCAACCGATGACGGTGTATCCAGTCAATTGTGGAAACAGATTTGGCAGGCGAAAAAAGCGCAGATTATCGTGGTCGGCATTGCATTAACCATTTTGCTGCTGGTGTTCTTGTTCCAAGACTGGATTGTCCGCTATGAAAAATGGTATGACCGTTTTCGTATTGCCTTCCTAACATTTACTTTGGTTTATATCGGCTGGTACGCGCAGGCGCAATTGTCGGTGGTGAATACCCTGACGCTGTTTTCTGCCATTTTGACTGATTTCCACTGGGAATTCTTCCTAATGGATCCGCTGGTGTTCATTTTGTGGCTGTTTACGGCGGCGACCATGCTGCTGTGGAACCGTGGTACTTTCTGTGGCTGGTTGTGTCCGTTTGGCTCTTTGCAGGAGTTGACCAACCGCTTGGCGAAGAAATTGGGCGTGAAACAAATCACCGTGCCGCATCTGCTGCACACGCGCTTGAGCGCGATTAAATACGTGATTTTCTTCGGTTTGCTGGCGATTTCGCTCTACGACTTGGGTTTGGCCGAGCATTTTGCCGAAATCGAGCCGTTTAAAACCGCGATTATTTTGAAATTCATGCGCGAATGGTGGTTTGTGTTGTTCGCTGTGGCATTGTTGGCCGCCGGTTTGTTTATCGAACGCTTCTTTTGCCGTTACTTATGCCCCTTGGGCGCAGCGATTGCGATTCCGGCACGCTTCCGCATTTTTGACTGGCTGCGCCGCTACAAAATGTGTGGCAATCCGTGTCAGATTTGTACACACGAGTGTCCGGTTCAAGCGATTGCGCCTGAAGGCGATATTCATCCGAACGAGTGTATTCAATGTCTGCACTGCCAAGTGATGTATCACCATGAAACACGTTGTCCGCAAGTGGTGGCAACCAACAAGAAGAAACAACGCCAAGCTGCGGCCAAATCGGAACATGAAGCCGAGCAAACCGCCAAGGCCAATGAGCATGTGGTGCACTTTGTGAAAACCGGTGCAAAAATCACCGTTGAAAAGTAA